Proteins encoded within one genomic window of Mesobacillus subterraneus:
- a CDS encoding Crp/Fnr family transcriptional regulator has translation MDKIEIKSILARFSLFRDLDDYELEKIVDISISREWQKNSHIFMQGDPLENVYFINEGKVKIYKSDANGREQIVAILKKGEMFPHVGFFRKGGYPGYSEVLEQASLVVVPISQFEKVLVDNPHLSIKVFKVLGEKIVDLQERLEAQILNNTYEQIIKLLIRLGELHGEKQEDGTVLLRADFTNKDLGNMIGTTRETVSRTLTKMKKEELITTDSNGNMILDPDILMDELV, from the coding sequence TTGGATAAAATTGAAATCAAAAGTATTCTGGCCAGGTTTTCTTTGTTCAGGGACCTTGATGACTATGAACTTGAAAAGATTGTGGATATATCCATTTCACGAGAATGGCAGAAAAATAGTCATATTTTCATGCAGGGCGATCCGCTCGAAAATGTGTATTTTATTAATGAAGGAAAAGTGAAAATATATAAAAGTGATGCCAATGGCCGCGAGCAAATAGTGGCTATTTTGAAAAAAGGAGAAATGTTCCCTCACGTAGGATTTTTCAGAAAGGGCGGATATCCAGGTTATTCTGAAGTACTGGAGCAGGCAAGTCTTGTTGTCGTACCGATTTCGCAATTTGAGAAAGTTTTGGTTGATAACCCTCACTTAAGCATCAAGGTATTCAAAGTACTTGGAGAAAAAATCGTTGACCTTCAAGAAAGACTTGAAGCACAAATCCTGAACAATACTTACGAACAGATTATTAAGCTTTTAATCAGATTGGGTGAACTTCATGGCGAAAAACAGGAAGACGGCACAGTTCTGTTAAGGGCTGATTTCACCAATAAAGACCTGGGCAATATGATTGGGACGACGAGGGAAACGGTTAGCAGAACGCTGACCAAAATGAAAAAGGAAGAATTGATCACCACTGATTCCAATGGGAACATGATATTAGACCCGGACATATTGATGGATGAGCTTGTTTAA